The Adhaeribacter radiodurans genomic interval GATCGAAGAGTCGAAGCACTTAAAATAATACTTGAGGAATATGGATTAAGTAAAGTTATTTCTTTGAGTCAGTCTATAAAAGAGCCTTGGTCCTTAGGAGATACCTTAGCCAAGATATCAAATGATGAGGTATTAACAGAAATTATTGGATTGTTGGATACATCGGATGATAAGGTTCTGAGATTCGCTCAATCATTTATTTATCGAAAGTCAATTCTAAAGGGAGAAGAATGGACACTTAATTATTTCGAACAGTTTGATAAAAAGCAAATAAATGACAAAGCACTTGCTAGGTTTTTCATACCGCTGAACCAAACAAAAAAGTTATGGGACTTTATCAACGGATTCAATAAAGGAATCAAAAATGAATATTGGCTTCATATGAACCCGCGTTTTTATCTTTTAAAACAGGATGAGATAATATACGGACTCAAAGAGCTTTTAAATCACTCTAGATTTATTAGTGCAATTGATGTTGCTAGCCATTCAACGGAAGAAATTCCATCAGATTTAATCGTGGACATTTTGATAAAGGCGGCTACAGTTGAATCTAAAGAGACAGCTCGCCTTCATGGTTATGAGGTTGATAAACTTTTTGAAGAAATTGACAAACGCTCTGATGTGGAACGAGGAAAAATGATCCACCTCGAATGGTTATATTTATCAATATTGGCGTCATATGGTAATAGAAGGAATCCACGGGTATTACATGATGAGCTGGCAAATAACCCAAAATTTTTCTTAGAAGTACTAAAATGGGTTTACATGCCCAAAAACAAGGAATTAGTAGAAGAAGAACGCCAAGGCTTGTCTGATGAAGTTATTGGGAATAGAGCTATGCAAGCCTATAAGCTTCTTGACTCTTGGAAGAGAATTCCTGGAGTAAATGAACAAGGTGAAATTAATAAAGATAATCTGCAAAATTGGGTTAAAGAGGCTAGAAAATTAGCCCAAGAAGCTGATCGTATAGAAGTAGCTGATGCGCAGATTGGTCAAGTACTGGCACAATACCCTGAAAAAGAACCAGATTGGCCACCTGAGGAAATATGTGAAATTATTGAAACGGTTAATACAGATAGTATTAAAAGAAACTTTTCGTCAGCCACACATAATAAAAGAAGCTTCTCGTCAAGAGGGCCATTTGATGGAGGTAATATAGAAAGAGGCCATGCAGAATATTTCAGAAAGCTTGCTAAGGGACACCGTAGAAAACACCCAATTATTGCCCGAATCTTTGATGGATTGGTTGATGGATATTTACGTGAAGCCAAAAGAATGGATGAAGAAGCAGAGAGGAGTAAATTAGATTATTAAGCTTAAACTATACGATAAGGCATAAAAGTCAGTCTGGGGCTAAAAACCTTGCCCATAGTTTAAACCAGTATGTTGTAGCTTATCAATTATGCAAAAGTTAGAAACATACTTTCTTAAACATTATACATTAGTAGGTACCTATCCATTACAATAAGCTAATAATTTTAAATTAAATTATTCTAATATACTTTTAACTAATCAGCTATTTCATGGCTCAATCCAAAAAGCACCACATAATACCGCAATCCGTTTTACAGAACTTCAGTTATCAAAATAACAAGAAGCAAATTTATGTCTATGATAAAAAAAGATCGAATTTATTTTTAAGTTCAATCGTAGATGCCGGAAGTGAGAATCATTTCAACTCTATAAAACTCGGTGACTTAGATCTTAACTTTGAATCATTTTTTGATACTAATGATTCTTCACTTGCGACAATTATAAAAAAGATAATCGACAAAGAAAGTATTGCCGGCATAAATACTAAAGAGACTAAAACTCTAATTAGATGCATAGCTTTTCAGCTAATGCGTACCAAGATACAGCGGACAACGTTTGTTTCTTTCCACGAACAATTAAAGATGCGGATTGAAAATGAAGGGTGGTTATCTGACATACATATCCCATCAGAGCAAGAGGCTAAACTTTATAATCTAGCACAGCTATCCAACATTGAAAAAATAGCTAAGAGTTTAGACGATAAGATTATCCTATTATATAAAACACACTCTCAACGTTATTGGATCACAGATAATCCTATAATTGTATTTAATAGCTTACCTTATGGTGATAATGATATAGAATCTAGAGGAATTCAAATATATTTCCCAATTTCTGAAAAATTTGTATTGTGCCTCTTATGTCCTTCACATTTGGAAGAAATTAGTATAAAGTACCAGTCTTTTAATTCTAAACATATAATTGATACTCAATTAATAACTGACAACCACTTTGAAACCCAAATAATGGAGTCAAGAGGTATTAGTTTTCTTAAATACTTACAAATTTCTTCATCTTCAAGATTTATTTATAGCAGTGACAACGACTTCCTTTTCGCTACAGAAGTTTTGAAAGAATTTCCCAAATATAGGGAAATCACATCACAAGGAGTTGTTGGTGAAGTTGGTAAAGGGCCATTACCGCAGAAGAACATGCCTAAAGGTGAATACCTGGTTGTGCATGGCAATAGATTTAACCATATGATAAAAATCAATGTGATAAAAGGGCATATTACTGCAAAATTTATTGCTAACGATTCAGAGGCTATGAAAAGAGTTGAGAATGATAAACCACATCGAAGCGCTGAGATTTATTCAGATGGTAGAATAAATAAGCAAATACCTAACCCGCAATTTGATAAGTTTACTGTAGATGAAAAAATACATTACGAGTTAAGTTATAAAGATAAATCTATCGAAGCACTCTTTAAAGAGATATTGAAAGAA includes:
- a CDS encoding DUF4238 domain-containing protein: MAQSKKHHIIPQSVLQNFSYQNNKKQIYVYDKKRSNLFLSSIVDAGSENHFNSIKLGDLDLNFESFFDTNDSSLATIIKKIIDKESIAGINTKETKTLIRCIAFQLMRTKIQRTTFVSFHEQLKMRIENEGWLSDIHIPSEQEAKLYNLAQLSNIEKIAKSLDDKIILLYKTHSQRYWITDNPIIVFNSLPYGDNDIESRGIQIYFPISEKFVLCLLCPSHLEEISIKYQSFNSKHIIDTQLITDNHFETQIMESRGISFLKYLQISSSSRFIYSSDNDFLFATEVLKEFPKYREITSQGVVGEVGKGPLPQKNMPKGEYLVVHGNRFNHMIKINVIKGHITAKFIANDSEAMKRVENDKPHRSAEIYSDGRINKQIPNPQFDKFTVDEKIHYELSYKDKSIEALFKEILKEK